A stretch of Chiloscyllium plagiosum isolate BGI_BamShark_2017 chromosome 6, ASM401019v2, whole genome shotgun sequence DNA encodes these proteins:
- the ankrd50l gene encoding ankyrin repeat domain-containing protein 50, with protein sequence MTQSLLQGKRFYCRQWALHKLQRCLDYGACSRSTGVLVTGGPGSGKTALCSEVLWPVSEHGQRFDLSVRTVAYHFCQAQDVQTLSVSGFVLSLVEQIERSSWLPSYRERLREVSLQALLEHSECEKNPDETFKRALLLPLLDLQPPSQNLLLLVDSIDEGEIFKDADWKPSGKSGTIAELLSNHQELFPSWLLLACSARKQNKTISRMFSGFRKICLDDLRKSHIVKDVQQYILCRLDQEEALRQHLSRDTAEMLNQLHIKSNGCFLYLERVLDGVLDNFIMLREIRDIPGTLNGLYLWLCQRLFTRKQFTKIQPILNVMLAAQRPLTPRQLFEAVWTKGTCLTANDFQRKMEMLSKLLLDGEGGTKIVFHHSFAEWLLDVKYCTQKYLCNVAQGHAMLAMALTCRAKELTAAQVQEYARHLVHSQLQPEPSCLALWMVWSGAPVSRDSLASILPVEQEVLQLLVKAGAYAADWEGTDSSGVIHRALEREDSIRMLLENGASVHQRDSNGRTLLANAAYSGNLEVVNLLLSRQADLETEDHQGQTPLTLAARMGHTKVLHCLISHSANINHADQEGWTALRSAAWGGHSEAVTVLLESGGAEVDSVDTDHRTALRAAAWGGHEDIALTLLRHGADVNKVDTDGRTALIAAAYMGHREMVEILLDHGADINHRDADGRSALSVAALCVPASRGYANVVSLLIEQGAEVGHRDRDGLTPLLVAAYEGHADVVDLLLEGGADVDEADSTGRTPLLAAASMGHAAVVNALLFWGAAVDTIDSEGRTVLSIAAAHGNTEVVQTLLDRGLDENHRDDMGWSPLHMASFEGHCSVCLALIEQGARVTEVDNDGRIPVILAAQEGHCQCVEVLLGYKSPVDWRGYDGRTALCSAALEGHKDVVKMLLSKGASVDVKDADGRPLLYLLALDNQMEMLQLLLDEGAANLEARDLDGRTVLHVCSWQGNLELVKLLVKYGAEVNALDNDHRSALHSAAWQGHSSVVQFLIESGVPVDHACNQGATGLCIASQEGHTEVVRILVERGADPNHADSYGRTPMRVAAKRGQTKIMKLLEKFGAPAFNGYMAPVPGQKGEQHTTTMKTLSSGTSNSSGSPSVVAVETLSTNRMVSEKKQMGATSSPSGSPDSTVDHRKSLMSNNSLKSSKNSSIVTSSTSHSLATDQTVPIDSLTFTQQIQQHSLPRSRSRHSILTSPSSTLVKPKVSSQTSAISESAKSPSRHGGSSCLSSPVLGIELTQTSPKGKKGASGKVALTSVPEQTSKAEITKGSSKIGSPLITSVDNNKLHTEREISPFYWCRDKQTVSSGLEEKQNGILSKSHGRDPRGPKASPQKLNSTSAVEKVMMEPLITITTLDPELNLKQAIKLQFEGPTSGFNYKKETPL encoded by the exons ATGACTCAGAGCTTGCTGCAGGGGAAGAGATTCTACTGTCGGCAATGGGCTTTGCACAAGTTGCAGCGCTGCCTGGACTATGGTGCATGCAGCCGGAGCACTGGGGTCTTGGTGACTGGGGGTCCAGGCAGCGGTAAGACTGCCCTGTGCAGTGAGGTGCTGTGGCCAGTCTCTGAGCATGGCCAGCGGTTTGACCTATCAGTCAGGACTGTGGCCTATCACTTCTGCCAAGCTCAGGATGTCCAGACGTTGTCAGTCAGTGGATTTGTCCTGAGCCTGGTGGAGCAGATTGAGAGAAGCTCTTGGCTGCCCAGTTACAGGGAGAGACTGCGGGAGGTTTCATTGCAGGCATTACTGGAACACAGCGAGTGTGAGAAAAACCCCGATGAAACCTTCAAAAG AGCTCTCCTTCTTCCTCTGCTGGACCTGCAGCCCCCATCACAGAATCTTCTGCTGCTCGTGGACTCCATCGATGAAGGGGAGATCTTCAAAGATGCCGACTGGAAGCCTTCTGGGAAGAGTGGGACCATCGCTGAGCTTCTGTCCAATCACCAGGAACTCTTCCCGTCCTGGTTACTCCTGGCATGTTCAGCtcgaaaacaaaataaaacaattagcAGAATGTTTTCAG GTTTCCGGAAAATTTGCCTGGACGATCTCCGTAAATCCCACATTGTGAAGGACGTGCAGCAGTACATTCTGTGCCGATTAGACCAGGAGGAAGCTCTGAGGCAGCACCTGAGCCGTGACACTGCGGAGATGTTAAATCAGCTTCATATCAAGAGCAATGGCTGCTTCCTATACTTGGAGAGAGTGTTGGACGGGGTGCTGGATAATTTTATCATGCTGCGTGAGATTCGTGATATTCCTGGCACCCTCAACGGCCTCTACCTTTGGCTGTGCCAGCGACTCTTCACCCGCAAGCAGTTCACCAAGATCCAGCCAATTCTCAATGTGATGCTGGCTGCCCAGAGACCTCTGACCCCCCGGCAGTTGTTTGAAGCTGTGTGGACCAAAGGTACTTGTTTAACAGCCAATGATTTCCAGCGCAAGATGGAGATGTTGTCCAAACTCCTGCTAGATGGGGAAGGGGGCACCAAGATTGTCTTTCACCACAGCTTTGCTGAGTGGCTGCTGGATGTTAAATATTGCACTCAGAAGTACCTGTGCAATGTGGCACAGGGGCATGCCATGCTGGCCATGGCTCTGACTTGCCGTGCCAAGGAACTGACCGCTGCTCAGGTACAAGAATACGCCCGGCACCTcgtccactcccagctccagcctgAGCCTTCCTGCCTGGCGTTGTGGATGGTGTGGAGTGGGGCGCCAGTCAGCCGAGACTCCCTGGCCTCCATTTTGCCGGTGGAGCAGGAGGTCTTGCAGCTGCTGGTCAAAGCCGGTGCCTACGCggctgactgggagggaacagatTCCTCGGGAGTCATTCACCGCGCACTGGAGAGGGAGGATTCCATCCGGATGCTGCTGGAGAATGGGGCAAGTGTCCACCAGCGTGATTCAAATGGGCGCACACTGCTTGCCAACGCAGCTTATAGTGGCAACTTGGAGGTGGTCAACCTGCTGCTGTCCAGGCAGGCTGATCTAGAGACTGAAGACCATCAAGGACAGACACCCTTAACCCTGGCAGCTCGCATGGGCCACACTAAAGTCCTTCACTGCCTGATTTCACACAGTGCCAACATCAATCATGCTGACCAGGAAGGCTGGACTGCACTGCGGTCAGCGGCCTGGGGAGGGCACTCTGAAGCTGTCACTGTGCTGCTGGAGTCTGGGGGAGCTGAGGTGGACAGTGTTGACACTGACCATCGCACTGCGCTACGGGCTGCTGCCTGGGGTGGGCATGAAGACATTGCCCTCACCCTGCTACGGCATGGGGCTGACGTCAACAAGGTGGACACCGATGGACGCACTGCACTGATTGCTGCTGCCTACATGGGTCACCGAGAGATGGTGGAGATCCTGCTGGACCACGGTGCTGACATTAATCACCGAGATGCAGATGGGCGTTCAGCACTGTCTGTGGCAGCACTCTGTGTACCTGCCAGCCGTGGCTATGCCAATGTGGTGAGCCTGCTTATCGAGCAGGGTGCGGAGGTGGGGCACCGGGACCGCGATGGCCTCACCCCGCTTTTGGTGGCTGCATACGAAGGTCACGCAGACGTAGTGGATTTGCTGCTGGAGGGTGGAGCCGATGTGGATGAGGCAGACTCAACTGGGCGTACACCACTCCTGGCTGCAGCCTCCATGGGCCATGCAGCTGTTGTCAATGCTCTGCTGTTCTGGGGTGCGGCTGTGGACACCATCGACAGTGAAGGTCGAACTGTACTCAGCATTGCTGCTGCTCATGGCAACACGGAGGTGGTCCAGACCCTCCTGGACAGAGGTCTGGATGAGAACCACCGCGATGACATGGGCTGGTCACCCCTTCACATGGCCAGCTTTGAGGGTCACTGCTCTGTCTGTCTGGCACTAATTGAGCAGGGTGCCAGGGTGACAGAAGTGGACAATGATGGAAGGATCCCAGTTATCCTGGCAGCTCAGGAAGGCCATTGCCAGTGCGTTGAGGTCCTGCTGGGATATAAATCTCCTGTGGACTGGCGAGGCTATGATGGGCGAACAGCGTTGTGTTCTGCAGCTCTTGAAGGTCACAAGGACGTGGTGAAGATGCTGTTGAGCAAAGGGGCAAGTGTAGATGTGAAGGATGCAGACGGGAGGCCTTTGCTGTACCTCTTGGCCTTGGATAACCAGATGGAGATGCTGCAGCTGCTCCTGGACGAAGGAGCTGCCAACCTGGAGGCACGGGACTTGGACGGACGGACAGTTCTGCATGTGTGTAGCTGGCAGGGTAACCTGGAGTTGGTAAAGTTACTGGTCAAGTATGGAGCAGAGGTGAACGCCTTGGATAATGACCATCGCTCAGCCCTGCATTCAGCAGCTTGGCAAGGCCATTCGTCTGTGGTGCAATTTTTGATTGAAAGTGGCGTTCCTGTTGATCATGCCTGTAACCAGGGAGCCACCGGCCTCTGCATAGCCTCCCAGGAAGGTCACACTGAGGTGGTAAGGATCCTTGTGGAGAGGGGAGCAGATCCTAACCATGCTGACTCATATGGCCGCACCCCAATGAGAGTGGCAGCCAAACGTGGGCAGACAAAAATCATGAAGTTGTTAGAGAAATTTGGTGCACCGGCATTCAACGGTTATATGGCACCAGTGCCTGGGCAGAAAGGGGAGCAACACACCACCACCATGAAGACTCTGTCCTCTGGTACATCCAACAGTTCGGGAAGTCCCAGTGTGGTGGCTGTGGAGACGCTTTCTACCAACCGCATGGTCAGTGAGAAAAAACAAATGGGGGCAACAAGCTCTCCCTCTGGGTCCCCAGATTCCACTGTGGATCATCGCAAGTCTCTCATGTCCAACAACTCTTTGAAAAGTTCCAAAAACTCCTCCATTGTCACCTCCTCCACCTCCCATTCCCTGGCCACTGACCAGACAGTGCCCATCGATAGCTTGACCTTCACTCaacagatccaacaacactctcTGCCTCGCAGCCGCAGCCGGCACTCCATCCTCACCTCTCCTTCGTCAACACTGGTCAAACCCAAAGTCAGCTCACAGACCAGTGCCATATCAGAGTCAGCAAAGAGCCCCAGCAGACATGGGGGGAGCTCATGCTTATCGAGCCCAGTGCTGGGCATTGAATTGACACAGACCAGTCCCAAGGGCAAGAAGGGAGCATCAGGGAAAGTTGCTCTGACCAGTGTCCCAGAGCAAACGTCCAAAGCTGAAATCACCAAGGGGAGCTCAAAGATTGGATCACCACTCATAACATCAGTTGACAACAACAAACTGCACACTGAGCGGGAAATCTCCCCCTTTTATTGGTGCCGTGACAAACAAACTGTGTCCTCAGGGCTGGAGGAGAAACAGAATGGAATCCTCAGCAAGTCTCACGGCAGAGATCCCAGGGGCCCAAAGGCCTCTCCCCAGAAGCTGAACAGCACCAGTGCAGTAGAGAAAGTGATGATGGAACCATTGATCACAATCACAACCCTGGATCCTGAACTAAATCTCAAACAAGCTATCAAACTTCAATTCGAGGGCCCGACGAGTGGTTTTAATTACAAGAAGGAAACACCGTTATGA